The following nucleotide sequence is from Leptolyngbyaceae cyanobacterium.
AGCGCTGATATCGCTATTTTCTTCTGGGAAGGCAACGAGTAAAGCACTGTTGGTACTAATGTTGCCACCATCGCCAGCACCGAAAGAGGTGGCAGATATTAAACTGTTGCGACGCATCAATAATAAATTATTTGCTTGTAATTCAATATTTCCACCACTACCGGATGCGGTAGAAGCTGTGATGCCAGCGCGATCGTCTAAAAAAATCGATCGGGCATTAACTGCGATCGTTCCTGCCCTGCCTGTCCCATCATTCCTAACCGTAACTTGCGCTCCATCAGTAACGCGCAACTGATTGGTGTTAATCGTTACGTTTCCTGAGTCTCCACTCGGCACATCCGGCAGTCTTAATATCTGTCGAAAGACTTCATCCAGAATAATAGCAGACGAACTTACTAGACTAGGATTTACAAAACCTGGTACTGTGCCACTCACTTCTACGGAATCTGAGGCGTTGATGGTAACACTTCCCGCCATTCCACTTGCGGCGGTAGAACTCTCGATCCTTGCACCATTCCGAACAATCAACCTTGATGTATTGAGTATCAATTTACCAGCATTTCCAGTATTGGTAGCTGAAGCAGCCAAAGCACTTGGAAAAAAAGTCAATTGATTTACTCCATCCAGTTCTATCGATTTAAAAGCATTAATAACCAAATCTCCGCCCTGACCACTTCCGAAAGTTCCAGATGCCACATTTGTTCCATCCAGCAAAGTCAATTGCCCTGTTGAGACAGTGATATTTCCCCCATCTCCAGAACTAAAAGTTAGAGCCGTGAGGTTGCTGATAAATATAGGATTGATAGGTGAAACTTCCATCAATTGAAAAGAATCAGAAGCGCTTACAGTTATACTACCACCTTTTCCCGTACTGAAAGTTCTCGCGCCTATTTGCGATCCCTCTTTAATAAGCAACTGTCTTGTTGAAACTGCAATGTCTCCTCCATTGCCAACTCCCAAAGTTTCATTAAACAAACTGCTAGGAAACATTCCATCGGGAGATATGCCAATCACTTCCATAGAATCCAAAGCATTTACGCTGATGCTTCCAGCTGGTTGAACACCTTGGTTTTGAATCAAAACTGCTGAGCCATCGCGGATTGACAACTGTCGTCCCTGTATAGAGATTGAGCCGCCACCAGCACCACTAGCATCAGCTAAAGCCTTTTGAGATAGCTGAATATCTTGGAAACTTTGCACGCCTTCATAACCGAAAGTCCAGCCTTGAGTCGCGAGGTTGAGATTAACTAAACCAGCACCAACACTACCTAACTCAATGTGACCGCCTTCTGCTGCGAGAATGCCACCTTCCAAGCTTAGATTCCCTCCCACCAAGGCAAGCGTTTTCCCTGGTGAGACCCGTAGACCCGTTGAATTATTATTACCTCTGAGGATAGGTGATAAGTTTGGTGCACTGAAGTTATGACCCGTGCCTTGCACCCGAATAGTTGCTGAATTGTTGGCAAAGTTCAAGCCAACGGGAACATTAACTGTCAGTAAAGATTGAGGTTGCGGGTTAGTAGCACTGAACTGAGTGCCGTCAGCAAAGTTAATAGTATTAGCTGTACTAGCCAAAAATGAGCCGCCAATATTTAGGGAAGCATTTGGCCCAAAAATAATCCCGTTGGGATTGATCAGAAACAGATTAGCCGTGCCGTTGGCTCGAATTAAGCCATCAATATTAGAAATAGAGCTACCTGTAACGCGGCTGATGATATTCTCAATGGTCAGGTTGTTGTTAAAGAAAGCCTCATTTCCCGTAGGCAGAGAAAATTCACTAAAACTGTGAAACAGGTTACCTCCCGTAGGTGTGCCGCCGTTGATGATGATGGTGTTACTATTTGGCGCAACCAGGGAATTGACGGGTAGAGTGGTATCGGGAACAATTTGTGCTTGAAGGGGATGATTAGCGAATAACAAGAATAATATCGCTTCACCTATTAGGAGAAAATTTCTACGGCAATGCTCTTTAAGGGAGTTAGATAGTTTCATAAATATCCTTAAAAATTAATTATTGTTGGCCAATTGACCCCTCCCCCAACCCCTCCCCTGCAAGGAGAGGGGCTTTCCGGCTCCCCCCTCCCTGCGATGACAGAGACTTTCCGGCTCCCCCTTCCCTGGTAGGGAAGGGGGCTGGGGGGTTAGGTGCTAGGCTTGCGAGCTTTAATTTCTCCAAAAAATACTGGCAAACATTTGAATTGGCGGTAATGAGATTTACCAAATTCTGTTAATTCAGGCAATCCATTTTTGTACTCAAACATTGCCTTGCTAAACAATTTTGTGTTGTTAATTTCTTTCAACTCGCAGCTAATAATTTCCTGAAAATTTACAGATGAAATTGCTTTCACAATTTCACTCATTGGGGAAGTTTTATATTGAGCATAAACTCGATCAAATTCTGCAAGTTCCTGCTGCTCTTGTTTTGATAGAGGCGGCTCCTTACAGAAAACATCTTTGATGTACAAATACCCCCCTGAACGCAATACTCGGTAAACTTCGGCAAAGAGACGTTGAAAGTTGTAGGAATATCCGG
It contains:
- a CDS encoding filamentous hemagglutinin N-terminal domain-containing protein, translated to MKLSNSLKEHCRRNFLLIGEAILFLLFANHPLQAQIVPDTTLPVNSLVAPNSNTIIINGGTPTGGNLFHSFSEFSLPTGNEAFFNNNLTIENIISRVTGSSISNIDGLIRANGTANLFLINPNGIIFGPNASLNIGGSFLASTANTINFADGTQFSATNPQPQSLLTVNVPVGLNFANNSATIRVQGTGHNFSAPNLSPILRGNNNSTGLRVSPGKTLALVGGNLSLEGGILAAEGGHIELGSVGAGLVNLNLATQGWTFGYEGVQSFQDIQLSQKALADASGAGGGSISIQGRQLSIRDGSAVLIQNQGVQPAGSISVNALDSMEVIGISPDGMFPSSLFNETLGVGNGGDIAVSTRQLLIKEGSQIGARTFSTGKGGSITVSASDSFQLMEVSPINPIFISNLTALTFSSGDGGNITVSTGQLTLLDGTNVASGTFGSGQGGDLVINAFKSIELDGVNQLTFFPSALAASATNTGNAGKLILNTSRLIVRNGARIESSTAASGMAGSVTINASDSVEVSGTVPGFVNPSLVSSSAIILDEVFRQILRLPDVPSGDSGNVTINTNQLRVTDGAQVTVRNDGTGRAGTIAVNARSIFLDDRAGITASTASGSGGNIELQANNLLLMRRNSLISATSFGAGDGGNISTNSALLVAFPEENSDISADSIDQRGGNVTINSSAILGIEFRTKNTPESDITATGANSLLSGTVTINSQIVDPTSGLVDLPDDVVDPNALIAQGCPADRGNSFLITGSGGLPPVPTDVLPTSYRVLDDEVRNNEREQRGRGTREQSNISPDTNYSLSTTQENAEIVEATGWITNNKGEVALIDAAPNVTKNSNSFVSASCP